One Malania oleifera isolate guangnan ecotype guangnan chromosome 9, ASM2987363v1, whole genome shotgun sequence DNA segment encodes these proteins:
- the LOC131164934 gene encoding beta-fructofuranosidase, insoluble isoenzyme CWINV1-like, with protein sequence MPYTSHSHKPAMAALSFATLLLCLFSLLLSHAVVELEASHHVYRNLQSLPSNSSAYQPYRTSYHFQPPKNWINGVMIYKGIYHLFYQYNPLGAVWGNIVWAHSTSKDLINWIPHDPAISPSQPSDINGCWSGSTTILPGDKPVILYTGINPQNQQVQNLAMPKNLSDPYLREWIKSPHNPLMAPTPINKINASSFRDPTTAWKGPDGRWRVIVGNKRRKRGMAILYRSKDFVNWAKAQHPLHSSNDNGMWECPDFYPVQMNSSKGVDTSMIGSNIKHVLKVSLDDTKHEYYTIGTYYHDKDNYVPDKGSVDNDSGLRYDYGKFYASKTFFDSSTGRRILWGWINESSSEKEDIKKGWSGVQAIPRSIWLDKSGKQLVQWPVAEIEKLHENQAKMRSIELKGGSTREISGVKAIQADVEISFKITDFKEAEFLDPSWKNPQELCGQKGASVKGGLGPFGLLVLASKGLQEHTAVFFRIFRAQKGYVVLMCSDQSRSSLNEQNDKTTYGAFVDLNPVLEEVSLRSLVDHSIVESFGGGGKSCITARVYPLLAVEDEAHLHAFNNGTAAVTISRLSASSMKKAQIS encoded by the exons ATGCCTTACACTTCTCATTCCCACAAACCAGCCATGGCTGCATTGTCATTTGCTACCTTGCTATTATGCCTCTTCTCTCTGCTTCTCAGCCATGCTGTTGTTGAACTTGAGGCTTCCCACCATGTCTACAGAAACTTACAATCTCTTCCGTCCAACTCATCTGCCTATCAACCTTACAGGACCTCCTATCACTTCCAGCCTCCCAAGAACTGGATCAATG GAGTAATGATCTATAAGGGAATTTACCATTTGTTCTACCAGTACAATCCACTTGGAGCAGTTTGGGGCAACATTGTTTGGGCCCACTCAACATCCAAGGATCTCATCAACTGGATCCCTCATGATCCTGCAATCAGCCCATCGCAGCCGTCCGATATCAACGGCTGCTGGTCGGGCTCCACTACTATCCTCCCGGGGGACAAACCAGTCATTCTCTACACTGGAATTAACCCACAGAATCAGCAGGTCCAAAATTTGGCCATGCCCAAGAACCTATCTGATCCATACCTCAGAGAATGGATCAAGTCTCCTCATAACCCATTAATGGCACCAACTCCCATTAACAAGATCAATGCAAGCTCATTTAGAGACCCAACCACAGCCTGGAAAGGCCCTGATGGGAGATGGAGGGTAATTGTCGGCAACAAGAGGCGTAAGAGAGGAATGGCTATTTTATATAGAAGCAAGGATTTTGTTAATTGGGCTAAAGCCCAGCACCCACTCCATTCTTCCAATGACAATGGAATGTGGGAGTGCCCGGACTTCTATCCGGTTCAGATGAACAGCAGCAAAGGTGTTGATACATCCATGATTGGTTCAAACATTAAACATGTGCTCAAAGTTAGCCTTGATGATACTAAGCATGAGTACTACACAATTGGGACTTATTACCATGACAAGGATAACTATGTTCCTGATAAGGGATCAGTGGACAACGATTCGGGCTTGAGGTATGATTATGGGAAATTTTATGCTTCGAAGACTTTCTTCGACAGCTCCACAGGCCGGAGGATCTTGTGGGGTTGGATTAATGAATCGTCGAGTGAGAAAGAAGATATCAAGAAGGGGTGGTCTGGAGTTCAG GCAATTCCAAGGAGCATCTGGCTTGATAAATCTGGGAAACAATTGGTGCAATGGCCGGTTGCAGAAATCGAAAAGCTTCATGAGAATCAAGCGAAGATGAGAAGCATTGAGCTTAAAGGAGGGTCAACCCGTGAAATCTCTGGTGTTAAGGCAATACAG GCAGATGTGGAGATTTCATTTAAGATAACAGATTTTAAGGAAGCAGAGTTTTTGGACCCAAGTTGGAAAAATCCACAAGAGCTTTGTGGTCAGAAAGGTGCATCAGTGAAAGGTGGACTAGGACCCTTTGGGTTGCTGGTCCTGGCTTCTAAGGGCTTGCAAGAGCACACGGCTGTGTTTTTTAGAATATTCAGAGCTCAAAAGGGTTATGTGGTGCTCATGTGCAGTGACCAAAGCag GTCCTCACTAAATGAACAAAATGACAAAACCACCTATGGAGCTTTTGTGGACTTGAACCCAGTGCTCGAGGAAGTGTCACTAAGGAGCTTG GTAGACCACTCCATAGTGGAGAGCTTCGGAGGAGGGGGGAAGAGTTGCATCACTGCTAGGGTTTATCCCCTATTGGCTGTTGAAGATGAAGCCCACTTGCATGCCTTCAATAATGGGACCGCAGCTGTAACCATTTCAAGGCTTAGTGCTTCAAGCATGAAGAAAGCTCAGATCTCTTGA